ACATCGCCGCGTAGATGTCGCGGGAGTGGCCCGGCGCCTGGCCGCCGAACGGGGAGTCGGGCACCACCCGCCGGTAGACGTCGGCGTAGGCCCGCGCGATGGCCGGCGGCGCGTCGAAGACGTGCGCGAAGAGCGCCAGCGGCCCGCCGGGCCGCAGCACTCCTGCCGCCTTGGCCGCGCCCGCGACCGGATCCACCCAGTGCCAGGCCTGGCCGGCGACGACCGCGTCGAACGTGCGGCCTCGCGGGTCCCACGCCTCGAACGTGGCCGCCTCGGCCTCGACCCCGCTGCGTCTGGCGACCTCCAGCATGCGCTCGTCGGGGTCGACGCCCAGCACGGTGCAGCCGGCCGCCTGGAACTGGCGGGCCTCGATGCCGGTGCCGCAGCCGACGTCGAGCACGGCGGGGCCGGGGGCCGCCTCGGTGATGCGCCGCACCATGGCCTCGGGGTAGGGCGGGCGGGCGCGGTCGTACCGTTCGGCGTCCGTACCGAACGACTCGGCGACGTTCCTGGCCTGGTGCGGCTGGTCTGGTTGTTGTGGTGCTTGAGTGGGCATGCGCCCACCGTAGTGGGCGCATGCCCACTAGACAAGCGCGCCGTCTTCGCCGTGAGCGTACGATCAGCCCGCGAGCCGCTCCTCGGCCATCCGCCGCCGGCTGCACGGCGAACGGCCGCCGCAGCGCGACCGTGTGAAGCCGGAGACCGCACCACCTTGACCGATCGTCTTGACCGACGTATGCACGCGGTAGACGAAGATCCATGTCAAGGGTGCGCCCCCGCACCCGGCAGGCGTGAGCAGTGAAGGGAAGCCCCGATGTCACCTGACGCCCCCGGCTCGATGGTCCGCCCCACCCGCCGAACCGTCCTGGCGGGCGGCGCGGGTGCCGCCCTGGCCGCCGCGTTCGCCCCCGCCACGGCGCCACCGGCGAGCGCCGCCGCGTCGGAGCGGACCTCCGTCAGGACCGGCACCGACTTCGCCGTCGCCCTCTCACCGGACGGCCGCACGCTGGCCTTCGACCTGCTGGGCGTGCTGTGGGTCTGCTCCGCGTCCGGCGGCACCGCCCGCCGGCTCACCAGCGACCTGTACGACCTCGCCCAGCCCGACTGGTCCCCCGACGGCTCCACGATCGTGTTCCAGTCCTACCGGGACGGCGTGTTCAACCTGTGGACGATCCGCCCCGACGGGTCGGCGATCAAGCAGCTGACGAAGGGCCCGTTCGACCATCGCGAGCCCCGCTACAGCCCTGACGGCCGCACCATCGCCTACTCCTCCGACGCCGGCGGCAGCTACGGGATCCACCTGCTCGACGTCGCCACCGGAGCGTCGCGCGCCCTGGCGGACACGGCCGTCGAGGAGTACGAGCCGGCCTGGTCGCCCGACGGCGCCAAGCTCGCCTTCGTCGTCGCCGACACCAGGATCGACGTCGTGGACGTGGCCACCGGCGAGCGCCGCACCGCGGTGACGGTCCCCGCCGGCCAGGTCATCCACCAGCCGTCCTGGCTGCCGAACGGCACCGACCTGGCCTACCACCTCTTCCGCTCCGGTCAGAACGAGCTGGCGAGCACGGCCGGCCCCCTGGTCACGGGCGAGGAGGTCTTCCCGTTCCAGGCCAGGTTCGCCCCGGACGGGCGCTACGTCTACACCTCCGCCGGCGCCATCAGGACCCGCCGCCTCGGCTCCGCCTCCGCCGGCACGGTCGGCTTCGCCGCCGCGCTGACCACGACGACCCCGAAGTACAGGAAGCGGGCCCGCGTGTTCGACGCGCCCGGCTCGTTCCCCGTCGTCGGGATCGGCAGCCCGGCGGTGTCGCCGGACGGGTCCGCCGTGGCGTTCCGCGCACTCAACGACATCTACCTGATGCGCGCCGGCGACCTGCCCCGGCCGCTCTTCCGTGACCGCTGGTGGAAGGCCGACCCGGACTTCTCGCCGGACGGGCGGCGGCTGGCGTTCGTGACGGACCGCACCGGGACGCTCAACATCTGGGTCCGTGACCTGGCCACGGGCGCCGACCGGCAGCTCACCCGGCTCACCGACTCCGCCGCCCTGTCCGTCAGGTGGTCGCCCGACGGCGGCGAGCTGGCCTACCTGGACCAGGACGGCGCCCTCTGGGTGCTGGACGTGGCCACCGGCGACGTGCAGAAGATCTTCAACGCCACCTTCGAGCCGGGCCGGCCCACCTGGTCGCCCGACGGCAGGACGATCGCGCTGGCCGCCGTCGTGCCGTACTCGCGGCGCTACCGCGAGGGACTGTCGAAGATCCTGCTGGTGGACCGGGCCACCGGCGCGGGCACGTACGTGGACCCCGCGCCGCACCGCTCCCTGCAGACCCGCGGCGACGACGGCCCCGTCTGGTCACCGGACGGCACCATGCTGGCCTTCGCGATGGAGTCGGTCCTGTGGGTGCTGCCGGTGGACCGGACCGGCCGGCCCACCGGCCCCGCCCGCCAGGTCACCCGCGAGGTGTCCGACGCCCCCGTCTGGGCGGGCGACTCCGCCACCCTGCTCTACCTGAACGGCGGGCGGCTGCGCCGCGTACGCGTGACCGGCGGCTCCCCCCGCACCGTCCCGCACCACCTGACCTGGCGCAACGATCCCGGCCCCGAGCAGGTCGTGGTGCACGCCGGCCGCATGTGGGACGGAGTCTCCGCCACCGTCGCCCGCGACGTGGACATCATCGTGCGCGGCCAGCGGATCACCGCGGTCGAGCCGCACCGGGACGGCCGCCCCGGCACCCTGATCGACGCCCGCGACAGGTTCGTCATGCCGGGCCTGATCGACATCCACCACCACCGCGAGATGCAGGGTTACGCGTACGGCTCCCGCCAGGGCCCGCTGTGGCTGGCACTCGGCATCACCACGACGCGCTCACCGGGCTCGCCCGCCTACCACATGGTCGAGGAGCGCGAGTCGGTGCAGTCGGGCGCCCGGCTGGCGCCGCGTTACCTGGGCACCGGGGAGGCCATCGACGGGCCCCGCATCTACTACAACTTCATGCGGCCCACGTTCACCCACGACCAGTTGCGGCTGGAGCTGGAGCGGGCCGCCGACCTCGACTACGACGTGCTGAAGTGCTACGTGCGGCTGCCGGTCGGCTGGCACCGCGAGGTCATCGACTGGGCGCACCGCCGGGGCAAGCCGGTCACCTCGCACTACCACTACCCGGCGATCGCGATGGGCGGCGACCAGACCGAGCACGTCGGCGCCACCAGCCGGTTCGGCTATTCCCGCACCGTCACGAACGTCGGCACCGCCTACTCCGACGTCATCGCGATGTTCAACGCCTCGAAGATGGCCAGAACCCCCACCCTGTTCAACAGCAGCGCCCTCTACCGCGACGACACCTCGCTGGTCGAGGACGAGCGGGTCCGCCGCCTCTACCCGAACTGGCGGATGGCGGCGCTGCGGGCCACGGCCGCCACGGCGCAGAACGCCGACCCGGCCGCGATCCAGGTCACGCTGCGGAACCTGGCCAACCAGGTCGCCCAGCTCACGGCCATGATCCGGGGCGGCGGCGTGGTCACCGTGGGCACCGACGCGCCCATCGACCACGTCGCGGTGAGCCTGCACATGAACCTGCGCGCCATGGTCAGGTTCGGCCTCACCCCGCTGGAGACGCTCACCGCCGCGACCAGCACGTCCGGCACCTTCCTCGGCCTGCCGCTGGGCAGGATCGGCAAGGGCATGTACGCCGACCTGGCCGTCGTGGACGGCGACCCGCTCGCCCGCATCGAGGACGCCGCCAAGGTCACCGCCGTCCTCGTCGGCGGCCGGCACCACACCGTCGAGCAGCTCCTCGCCCCGTACCCGTCGTCCACCTCCACCGGCCAGGCCACCGCCGCGGCACCTTCAGGCAGGGTCAAGGACCCCGTCCCTGCGCACGCGAGCACCGCGGCCTACTGGTGGAACGACGCCGCCGAGCTGGATCGGGCCCGCGCCTCCTGCTGTGACCACCACTGACCGGCCTACGCCGACGGGGTGATGACCTCGTCGGCGACCCACCGGGCGACGCCCTCGGGGAAGGGGTCGGGCAGGCCCAGGACGAGGTGGTGGAAACCGGCGTCGATCGCCTGCGCGACCGCCTCCCGGGTGCGGGCGGGCCGCTCGTACGAGACCGGCAGGTGGATCGAGCGGACGATCGAGGCGGGGTCCCTGCCGAGCTCGGCACAGTAGCGATCCAGCAGCGCGCTGCGGGCAACGACGTCGTCGAGGTCGCCGCCCGGGATGTTCCAGACGTCGGCGTGCTCGGCGACCACGCGCAGGGTCGCCGCCGCGCGCCCGCCGATGACGATCGGCGGATGGGGCCGCTGGACGGGCTTGGGGTTTCCGTACGCCTGCTTGAGCCGGACGTGCTCGCCGTGGAAGTCGAACGGCTCGCTCTCGGTCCACAGCCGCCGGATCACCGTGCACGCCTCGGCCAGGCTGCGCACCGCGTGGGCGGCGTCGTGGTACGGCAGCCCGTGGGCGTCGTACTCGCGCCGGGCCAGGGGATGGCCGGGCCGCGAGCCGGCGCCGAGGCCGAAGTCGAGCCGGCCGCCGGAGACGAGGTCGACAGTCGTGGCGATCTTGGCCAGCATCGCGGGCGGGCGGAAGCGGTTGCTGGTCACCAGCACGCCGACGCGCAGCCGCCGGGTCTGCGCGGCCAGCGCCGAGAGCAGCGTCCAGCCTTCGAGAGCCGGCCCGCCCGGGTCACCGTGGATCGGCATGAGGTGATCGAACAGCCACGCGTGCCCGATCTCCGGGATGGTGTCGGCCTCGCGCCAGACGCGCAGGACGTCGTGGTAGCCGACCTGCGACGGGGCGGTCATGATGCCGAAGCTCGGCATGGGCTGCCTCCTTTCCTGTGTCAGCGACGCCGCAGTGACGGGTCGAGCAGGGCGGGCGGGGTGTCGAACTTCTCGTCCGGGGCCAGGTCGACACCGGGCGCGACGATCTCGTCGATGGCGTCGAGGACGTCGGCGGGCAGCACCGT
The nucleotide sequence above comes from Nonomuraea gerenzanensis. Encoded proteins:
- a CDS encoding amidohydrolase family protein; translation: MSPDAPGSMVRPTRRTVLAGGAGAALAAAFAPATAPPASAAASERTSVRTGTDFAVALSPDGRTLAFDLLGVLWVCSASGGTARRLTSDLYDLAQPDWSPDGSTIVFQSYRDGVFNLWTIRPDGSAIKQLTKGPFDHREPRYSPDGRTIAYSSDAGGSYGIHLLDVATGASRALADTAVEEYEPAWSPDGAKLAFVVADTRIDVVDVATGERRTAVTVPAGQVIHQPSWLPNGTDLAYHLFRSGQNELASTAGPLVTGEEVFPFQARFAPDGRYVYTSAGAIRTRRLGSASAGTVGFAAALTTTTPKYRKRARVFDAPGSFPVVGIGSPAVSPDGSAVAFRALNDIYLMRAGDLPRPLFRDRWWKADPDFSPDGRRLAFVTDRTGTLNIWVRDLATGADRQLTRLTDSAALSVRWSPDGGELAYLDQDGALWVLDVATGDVQKIFNATFEPGRPTWSPDGRTIALAAVVPYSRRYREGLSKILLVDRATGAGTYVDPAPHRSLQTRGDDGPVWSPDGTMLAFAMESVLWVLPVDRTGRPTGPARQVTREVSDAPVWAGDSATLLYLNGGRLRRVRVTGGSPRTVPHHLTWRNDPGPEQVVVHAGRMWDGVSATVARDVDIIVRGQRITAVEPHRDGRPGTLIDARDRFVMPGLIDIHHHREMQGYAYGSRQGPLWLALGITTTRSPGSPAYHMVEERESVQSGARLAPRYLGTGEAIDGPRIYYNFMRPTFTHDQLRLELERAADLDYDVLKCYVRLPVGWHREVIDWAHRRGKPVTSHYHYPAIAMGGDQTEHVGATSRFGYSRTVTNVGTAYSDVIAMFNASKMARTPTLFNSSALYRDDTSLVEDERVRRLYPNWRMAALRATAATAQNADPAAIQVTLRNLANQVAQLTAMIRGGGVVTVGTDAPIDHVAVSLHMNLRAMVRFGLTPLETLTAATSTSGTFLGLPLGRIGKGMYADLAVVDGDPLARIEDAAKVTAVLVGGRHHTVEQLLAPYPSSTSTGQATAAAPSGRVKDPVPAHASTAAYWWNDAAELDRARASCCDHH
- a CDS encoding LLM class flavin-dependent oxidoreductase; amino-acid sequence: MPSFGIMTAPSQVGYHDVLRVWREADTIPEIGHAWLFDHLMPIHGDPGGPALEGWTLLSALAAQTRRLRVGVLVTSNRFRPPAMLAKIATTVDLVSGGRLDFGLGAGSRPGHPLARREYDAHGLPYHDAAHAVRSLAEACTVIRRLWTESEPFDFHGEHVRLKQAYGNPKPVQRPHPPIVIGGRAAATLRVVAEHADVWNIPGGDLDDVVARSALLDRYCAELGRDPASIVRSIHLPVSYERPARTREAVAQAIDAGFHHLVLGLPDPFPEGVARWVADEVITPSA
- a CDS encoding class I SAM-dependent methyltransferase, with translation MPTQAPQQPDQPHQARNVAESFGTDAERYDRARPPYPEAMVRRITEAAPGPAVLDVGCGTGIEARQFQAAGCTVLGVDPDERMLEVARRSGVEAEAATFEAWDPRGRTFDAVVAGQAWHWVDPVAGAAKAAGVLRPGGPLALFAHVFDAPPAIARAYADVYRRVVPDSPFGGQAPGHSRDIYAAMFAKFADGIREAGGFGEPEQWRFEWERSYTREEWLDLLPTTGALTRLPADRLAEVLDGVGAAIDRLGGGFTVPYLTLAVVARRAGTP